TATATGCTACAGCTTTTAATCctatataaatacattttaaaatgcTATATGAAACTTTTAACCATTCAAGGGCTGTTTGGAAGCCAAAATAAAGCTTACCGCCAAAAAGGATGTGTCATTCCATACAGCTCTTTCCAGTTTTCTCTTGGCCCTACTCCCAAGAAATATTGGTTTTGTTCTCAAGGATTCTAACAAATTCATGTCCAGCATCACTTTGTTTGTACCAGTTGTGTCTGGATTATACCTAGATCTTTCTGAGCCCTTGAGATCGTATACCCTGGATATATTCCTCTTGTAAAACAGATTCTCCATTACCATCAGATCTATTTTTGTTTCCTTGCCACCTTTTGGATATTTGACAGTGACCTGCCACCGAAACAAGAAacataaacaataaattttacATCCATTCACTGGTGTGGTACTACTTGTATACAATGCCTAATAATAAGTTCTCTCACCTGATAAATACCAAGAATTTTGGCTAGGCAAGTTGGGCCCCCGGAGTTCAGGGCATCCATCAGGTATTTGAAATACTGAGGTGCAAATTCTACAAAGGACTCAAGTTCTGTCTTCGTCACTTGTTTAATAATAAACCTCTCATCCAATGACTTGGCAAAATATACATTACTTTTCCCTCCTTGTGCACTCCATCTCCGGCAACGGCTCATGGATCGCACAAAATCAACCTCACTAGGGCAGCACTTTTTTCTAAGTGATTCAAACTGCTTAGCAAAATAACAAGTGACAGAAAAGTTCACTTTACCTCCAGCTCCCACAGAATCATCACCAAAGGAAATTTGCAAGTGTACGGACTTTTTGGAGTCCCGGAGAAGAGAGCCAGCAGAAGATGGAACATCTTCAGGCCCATAACTACTACCATAATTGATATAATCCAAGTCCAGAGTACCCCATGCCGAAAAGCTGGAAGTAGCTAAATCTTCTTTGCTTCTCTCACGAGCAATCCAGCTACTCTCAGGCAGATCTGACTTTCCAGACACCCAATCTTCATATTCCTTGGAACTAAGGGCATAGGATATTACGCTAGAGTAATCATTGTCATAGACAGCAATAACTCTATCACCGTGATAAGTTTGGGAAAGCAGCAATCGAGCCCCTTCAGCTATGCCAGACACAGAGGATATGAATGTTGGAGTGGAGCTCAGGATCAGATTTAGTTTCTGTGTCTCCCATGGCAACATTTGAACGTAAGATTGCAATATGTTAGAGACAGGGTCTCTGACCATATTACCGTAATCTCCAGAAGCATGAAAGGATCTAAGTGTTGATAAATGTAAAGATGAGGGCAAGACTTTTCTGATTCTTTCTTGGACTCTTACTGCTGAATCAAAAGAATGAACTCTCATTGGCTGTGTCAACCGTCTTAACGGAGGGCTATCATGTTGATTACACGGCTGAATACTTCCAGCAGGGACAGCATTGGCTTGAGGTTGATCAGTTCCAGTCCATGCAGAGTCTATTTTCTCAGAAAGATTGGACTCATTTGGTGAGAAACACTCGGAAAATGTTTTGTTAAGTTCACCATCTGAATGTACTTTCTCTCCCTCAATATAACATGTTAATGATCCTGAAGCACAAGGTTCAACTGTGTCATCTGGTTCTGCAAGCATGTGACTTTTGTGAGACTCATGCAACTTTGAAAGACGGGTACTATTTTGCTCCGGTCCACAGTCAATATTCTGATCCTTGTGAAATGAATCGACTGTTAATTCCTTAAAATCTGCACAAAGTTCATTTTCCTGTTTAACCTTGGAGCTAAAACTTCTTTTAATGAGAGAGTCCAATGAATATAGTCGGTGATCCCAAACATGTGAACCAATAAGAAGAGATCGCCTCAAGCGATTTAGCTCCAGAATGTCTAACGCCATCTTCCCAGGTTGTGGGGTCACTATGCCTGACTGTAGCAAACACTACATACAAATGCATGAGAAAAGAGGGagaaaattaaaggaaaataCATACAATgatattcaaaagaaaaatataagaatGAACATACAAACACTTGCACCTAACGAGGTTCCACAAGACCAAGTACCATTAGACAACAATGATGCATAAGATGGACagaatatataaaattagtttgCTCACATGATAATCAGTTCTTTCTCTTCGAAGCATATCTTTCAGATCCAGTATGTGGTTTTGAATGTCACATGTATCTGATGATTCACTTCCAGGACTAGGAGATACAATCTTTGTTTCCAGACGTCCAAGCACATTGGATATCTCCCCATACAACGTTTCCACTTTAATAAAAAGCTGCAAAAAAGAACAAGGAAGGTGAAGTTAAATTTTTATGCAATGGAGCAgataaactaaaatttaaagcTACTCTATAATAAACATccatatatacacacacatgaGAGCGCACACACACAGAcacacatatataaatatatatatatatatatattcagaaCTACATTTAAAATACCAAAGCAAATATTAACAGTTGCTTTCATATATCACCTCTTCAGCCTCCTTTCCAATCCACTCCTCTCGGATGTGGCCAAATTCCAACACAGATGGAGGTAGATGGACAGAAAGAATATCAATAGGAGAATACCGGAAGAAAGCAACCATGCTCCCAAACCTGTTATACATCAAGTTGTTTGTCACCTTTCAAGTATTGGTAACCAAcataaattacataaaataattgattGGTGATTCCTTGGTTAGATGACTTACCCATAATAACGAAGGCAATCCCTCTGCAAAGAATGTCCACAGGTTGCAACTCGATTTGCAGTTGCATGGTTTGAAAAGCTAAGCTCCAAGAACTTTCCAAAAGATAATCCCCAAGCCGCATCTGACATGACAACTCTCCGAGTTGCTGGTGGAACTCCATCCTCAAATGGACACCTCAGACACCGGTGCCACATCCAGATCTTGCCGTCTCTTTCCCCTGGTAACTTCACAGAGGGAAGGCGCTTAACATTGATTGTGAGATTTCCTTGCTGGTGAGTAAAACAAAGGACATGAGCCTCTGCAGGCTCTTTACAAGACTGACAGCAGCATGCCTGGAAAAAGCAGTTCATGTCATTTCACTTCAGACTTAACTAGTACCCGCAAACACAAATAAAATCTACACACCTGATCAAACAAATCATCACGAAGATATCTTCCAAGAGGCTTATCGAAAGAGCCATAAAATTTTATGCGCAGCAACCTGGTACGTTCACATACAGTTCCTTTTGAAACACAATGACTTGAAAAGTATACCAATATGCTCTGATGACCATCAGTGGCAGAAAAGTATTCACCAGAAAGCTCATCCTCGTTAGTCTTGTCTTTTGTTGAGTCGACAACTTCACCACACTCCCTCTCCTCTTGAACCATGGTTTCAAGCAAACCTGATTGCAAAAGTTCTCTTGTACTAAAAATAGTGTCCCCGTCTGATTCATTGCTCGGATGTATATAATCAGAATCTACAGTCAAATTAGAAGTTAAATTATTATAGCATGAATCAGAGAGTACACTCTCAGATCTATAATCTGCCATGGTATCTGGATATGAATGGCAACTAAGATCATCAAGATGCTCCGGCACAGATCCCAAATTTTCAAGCTTTAAACCAATGCCAACAATGTCCTTTACTCTAGAAGCCTCGTCAGGCTCTGATTGGGGCATGGTTGTAGAAAAGGTGTTAGGTATCATAGAAATATCAGTGTCAGCAGTTGCACTCTCAGGCATGTCAGTAGAGTATTTTACTATCATTTTAGGTAGGGAAGCACCCTCATCAGCAAGGAATGAGGTCTCAAGAGATAAGTGGTAGGCCGCAAAAACTGCAAATTGCACAACATGCTTAATTTTCTTTAGTTCTTCCCGACATGTGCCCTTCAGCAAGACCTGTAATGAAAATCAAAATCAGAAACAGACACCATAGCACATTCATATCCACATCATACGTAAAAAGAAACATGTAAAAGAAAGCATggaagaaaataaaaggaataCCGTGCAACCCAATCGCCGTGGACAACCTTCAAAAAACATTAATGTTTTGGATGGCTTCTTGTTTAACTGATTAGCAGTCTCATGATCTTCCACCAGTCTGTCTAACCGGAACAACTCACAGTGTCCCAGTCGTGCTTTAGATAAATTATCCACTGATGGAGTGATAAGAGCACCAGTGCATCGAGCTATACGCTCCATCAAAGGCTTTTTGACATTTAACACCAAGGAGATTTCCTTCGCAAGCAAATATTCCTGGGCACACGAAGCTACAGTTTTTTCTACAAGCAAAACATTTGGTCGAAGAGCCTCAATTTTTGAAATGATCATCTTCAAATGATCATTTTCCTGCCAGCATTTACAAATCAGAACTTTTTTCCAAATATAAAAAGCCATAACTGGAAGACACAAAACTCATGAGTCATGAAGGCACCTGCTGTAACAATGTATCAAAGGAAGCCAATTGATTTGGAACTTTCTGATATTCCAGAGCTCCTCCTAAAAGGAGTAGTCTAGGATTTTTGTATTGAGAGGTCATGCGCTTGTGCTTAATATTTTTTGTACAAACTACACCTTTGATAAGGGTGctgcaaaacaaaaaaaaatcataatttaatgTTGATTGGAGAATCCCATAGAAGCACCAAGGAACAAGGCCTCGATATATAAGGTATGTAGgcaaattcataaaaaaattacctcTCACTTGGGCTTCCAGAGGCTATACATTTGACCTTTACATAATCACCAGGATCCATACTGCCACCTTTGCTCGTATCTGGCCTCACAAAGTTAGCAGCCTGCCAAGCTACCGTTGCAACTATGTCAAGCCAGTCCTCAGAATCATTTTCCTTACCAACATTAATTCCCTCTCCTTGTAAAAGCTGCGAAACAAGAGCTCTAAAATGCCCTTCAATGACAGCTCTTAAAGGTTCCTTGTTTCCATCATTATGTTTCTCCTTTCCAGGAAACATATTAGATAGACTGCTACTGGATGAGAACATGGCCCCTGAGTCACCAATATCATCATCCTCATCATCATATGCAAAGAAATTTCCTTCTGCATCATCATTTTCATCATCAGGTGGTGGGGGAAACCATATATCATTATTGTTTTCAAAATCCAATGGCCTCTGCAAAGTCTCATTCTTCCGGAAAATAGACAAGTCATCTGAAAAATAAGCAGTAGTATATGCATCCTCGGTCCCTTGTTCAGGCTTTCTTAAAACAGCCATACTTTGTTGACTAAAGGGACCATCATTCTGAGGGACGGGGCTTTTCTCCTGATCTTTCCGTACAGGAAGCCCAGCCCAACTAGAAGTAAAACCAATCCTAGAAGGGCTATCTGAAGGACTTGACCCCACAGAATTATAGTTGTAAGTGTCATGTCTAGCACTAAAGCTACTTGAATCTATATCTGA
The sequence above is a segment of the Phaseolus vulgaris cultivar G19833 chromosome 2, P. vulgaris v2.0, whole genome shotgun sequence genome. Coding sequences within it:
- the LOC137810816 gene encoding putative 1-phosphatidylinositol-3-phosphate 5-kinase FAB1C isoform X1, producing MGIPDSSLLDLEKVRSWVSWGESDLCYLSEKFDMHHSGSKMCCVCNRNFTEMTQQHRYNCKSCGRWFCGKCIGVCDLPNLESENMGFKETIRSCKFCLDAYRRMCYEGQRKCSEKVHPSVSPQESPRQSPEPPSPCFSVESDKISSPLNAELNLGSHFERCFHDHDYGYYPCSEVNKSLTSSGTHPSSLSTHPSTFRSDEEGMEDSGKDFLSQSRTYCDNYSDIDSSSFSARHDTYNYNSVGSSPSDSPSRIGFTSSWAGLPVRKDQEKSPVPQNDGPFSQQSMAVLRKPEQGTEDAYTTAYFSDDLSIFRKNETLQRPLDFENNNDIWFPPPPDDENDDAEGNFFAYDDEDDDIGDSGAMFSSSSSLSNMFPGKEKHNDGNKEPLRAVIEGHFRALVSQLLQGEGINVGKENDSEDWLDIVATVAWQAANFVRPDTSKGGSMDPGDYVKVKCIASGSPSESTLIKGVVCTKNIKHKRMTSQYKNPRLLLLGGALEYQKVPNQLASFDTLLQQENDHLKMIISKIEALRPNVLLVEKTVASCAQEYLLAKEISLVLNVKKPLMERIARCTGALITPSVDNLSKARLGHCELFRLDRLVEDHETANQLNKKPSKTLMFFEGCPRRLGCTVLLKGTCREELKKIKHVVQFAVFAAYHLSLETSFLADEGASLPKMIVKYSTDMPESATADTDISMIPNTFSTTMPQSEPDEASRVKDIVGIGLKLENLGSVPEHLDDLSCHSYPDTMADYRSESVLSDSCYNNLTSNLTVDSDYIHPSNESDGDTIFSTRELLQSGLLETMVQEERECGEVVDSTKDKTNEDELSGEYFSATDGHQSILVYFSSHCVSKGTVCERTRLLRIKFYGSFDKPLGRYLRDDLFDQACCCQSCKEPAEAHVLCFTHQQGNLTINVKRLPSVKLPGERDGKIWMWHRCLRCPFEDGVPPATRRVVMSDAAWGLSFGKFLELSFSNHATANRVATCGHSLQRDCLRYYGFGSMVAFFRYSPIDILSVHLPPSVLEFGHIREEWIGKEAEELFIKVETLYGEISNVLGRLETKIVSPSPGSESSDTCDIQNHILDLKDMLRRERTDYHCLLQSGIVTPQPGKMALDILELNRLRRSLLIGSHVWDHRLYSLDSLIKRSFSSKVKQENELCADFKELTVDSFHKDQNIDCGPEQNSTRLSKLHESHKSHMLAEPDDTVEPCASGSLTCYIEGEKVHSDGELNKTFSECFSPNESNLSEKIDSAWTGTDQPQANAVPAGSIQPCNQHDSPPLRRLTQPMRVHSFDSAVRVQERIRKVLPSSLHLSTLRSFHASGDYGNMVRDPVSNILQSYVQMLPWETQKLNLILSSTPTFISSVSGIAEGARLLLSQTYHGDRVIAVYDNDYSSVISYALSSKEYEDWVSGKSDLPESSWIARERSKEDLATSSFSAWGTLDLDYINYGSSYGPEDVPSSAGSLLRDSKKSVHLQISFGDDSVGAGGKVNFSVTCYFAKQFESLRKKCCPSEVDFVRSMSRCRRWSAQGGKSNVYFAKSLDERFIIKQVTKTELESFVEFAPQYFKYLMDALNSGGPTCLAKILGIYQVTVKYPKGGKETKIDLMVMENLFYKRNISRVYDLKGSERSRYNPDTTGTNKVMLDMNLLESLRTKPIFLGSRAKRKLERAVWNDTSFLASVDVMDYSLLVGVDDERKELVLGIIDFMRQYTWDKHLETWVKASGILGGPRNAAPTIVSPKQYKKRFRKAMTTYFLTLPLENV
- the LOC137810816 gene encoding putative 1-phosphatidylinositol-3-phosphate 5-kinase FAB1C isoform X2, giving the protein MGIPDSSLLDLEKVRSWVSWGESDLCYLSEKFDMHHSGSKMCCVCNRNFTEMTQQHRYNCKSCGRWFCGKCIGVCDLPNLESENMGFKETIRSCKFCLDAYRRMCYEGQRKCSEKVHPSVSPQESPRQSPEPPSPCFSVESDKISSPLNAELNLGSHFERCFHDHDYGYYPCSEVNKSLTSSGTHPSSLSTHPSTFRSDEEGMEDSGKDFLSQSRTYCDNYSDIDSSSFSARHDTYNYNSVGSSPSDSPSRIGFTSSWAGLPVRKDQEKSPVPQNDGPFSQQSMAVLRKPEQGTEDAYTTAYFSDDLSIFRKNETLQRPLDFENNNDIWFPPPPDDENDDAEGNFFAYDDEDDDIGDSGAMFSSSSSLSNMFPGKEKHNDGNKEPLRAVIEGHFRALVSQLLQGEGINVGKENDSEDWLDIVATVAWQAANFVRPDTSKGGSMDPGDYVKVKCIASGSPSESTLIKGVVCTKNIKHKRMTSQYKNPRLLLLGGALEYQKVPNQLASFDTLLQQENDHLKMIISKIEALRPNVLLVEKTVASCAQEYLLAKEISLVLNVKKPLMERIARCTGALITPSVDNLSKARLGHCELFRLDRLVEDHETANQLNKKPSKTLMFFEGCPRRLGCTVLLKGTCREELKKIKHVVQFAVFAAYHLSLETSFLADEGASLPKMIVKYSTDMPESATADTDISMIPNTFSTTMPQSEPDEASRVKDIVGIGLKLENLGSVPEHLDDLSCHSYPDTMADYRSESVLSDSCYNNLTSNLTVDSDYIHPSNESDGDTIFSTRELLQSGLLETMVQEERECGEVVDSTKDKTNEDELSGEYFSATDGHQSILVYFSSHCVSKGTVCERTRLLRIKFYGSFDKPLGRYLRDDLFDQACCCQSCKEPAEAHVLCFTHQQGNLTINVKRLPSVKLPGERDGKIWMWHRCLRCPFEDGVPPATRRVVMSDAAWGLSFGKFLELSFSNHATANRVATCGHSLQRDCLRYYGFGSMVAFFRYSPIDILSVHLPPSVLEFGHIREEWIGKEAEELFIKVETLYGEISNVLGRLETKIVSPSPGSESSDTCDIQNHILDLKDMLRRERTDYHSGIVTPQPGKMALDILELNRLRRSLLIGSHVWDHRLYSLDSLIKRSFSSKVKQENELCADFKELTVDSFHKDQNIDCGPEQNSTRLSKLHESHKSHMLAEPDDTVEPCASGSLTCYIEGEKVHSDGELNKTFSECFSPNESNLSEKIDSAWTGTDQPQANAVPAGSIQPCNQHDSPPLRRLTQPMRVHSFDSAVRVQERIRKVLPSSLHLSTLRSFHASGDYGNMVRDPVSNILQSYVQMLPWETQKLNLILSSTPTFISSVSGIAEGARLLLSQTYHGDRVIAVYDNDYSSVISYALSSKEYEDWVSGKSDLPESSWIARERSKEDLATSSFSAWGTLDLDYINYGSSYGPEDVPSSAGSLLRDSKKSVHLQISFGDDSVGAGGKVNFSVTCYFAKQFESLRKKCCPSEVDFVRSMSRCRRWSAQGGKSNVYFAKSLDERFIIKQVTKTELESFVEFAPQYFKYLMDALNSGGPTCLAKILGIYQVTVKYPKGGKETKIDLMVMENLFYKRNISRVYDLKGSERSRYNPDTTGTNKVMLDMNLLESLRTKPIFLGSRAKRKLERAVWNDTSFLASVDVMDYSLLVGVDDERKELVLGIIDFMRQYTWDKHLETWVKASGILGGPRNAAPTIVSPKQYKKRFRKAMTTYFLTLPLENV